The sequence below is a genomic window from Heliomicrobium undosum.
TTATTGCAAGATGCGATTGTCTAGCGAAGGGGGATGTTGTCGTAAGGCTGCAAGGCGCTGATCTAGTGAAGCTTTTCTCCGTTCTTTGTGTTGCAGGCGGGACATTCGCAGTTATGGCCCTGGCCGGTGACGGATGCGCCGGCGCCCCCTTGTCCGTCAGCGCTTTGGGGGGCTGTTGTCGTGGTTATTTGATCGGCGTCGACAATCTCCACCCGATCAAGGGTGTCTT
It includes:
- a CDS encoding DUF896 domain-containing protein encodes the protein MSITKELIDRINYLSRKSRTPEGLTEVEKTEQARVRREYVDAIKARVKDTLDRVEIVDADQITTTTAPQSADGQGGAGASVTGQGHNCECPACNTKNGEKLH